From Salinibacterium sp. ZJ450, one genomic window encodes:
- the rplC gene encoding 50S ribosomal protein L3 — MSATKTTKGLLGKKLGMTQVWDENNKLVPVTVVEIAPNVVTQVRTPERDGYAAVQIASGAIDPRKVNKPEAGHFDAAGVTPRRSLTEVRTPDASEYTLGQEITVDIFEAGQLVDVVGTSKGKGFAGVMKRHNFKGVSASHGAHRNHRKPGSIGASSTPSRVFKGMRMAGRMGGDRVTVLNLKVHSVDTEKGLILVKGAVPGARGRLVFVRNAVKGA, encoded by the coding sequence ATGTCTGCTACCAAGACGACAAAGGGCCTGCTGGGCAAGAAGCTCGGTATGACCCAGGTGTGGGACGAGAACAACAAGCTCGTTCCGGTCACCGTTGTGGAGATCGCTCCCAACGTGGTGACTCAGGTTCGCACCCCCGAGCGCGACGGCTACGCCGCCGTGCAGATCGCTTCCGGCGCCATCGACCCGCGCAAGGTCAACAAGCCCGAGGCCGGTCACTTCGACGCAGCCGGCGTAACGCCGCGCCGCAGCCTCACCGAGGTTCGCACCCCTGACGCCTCCGAGTACACGCTCGGCCAGGAGATCACGGTTGACATCTTCGAGGCAGGCCAGCTGGTCGACGTTGTCGGCACCAGCAAGGGCAAGGGCTTCGCCGGTGTTATGAAGCGTCACAACTTCAAGGGTGTTTCCGCATCGCACGGTGCGCACCGCAACCACCGCAAGCCCGGCTCGATCGGTGCTTCCTCGACCCCGAGCCGTGTCTTCAAGGGCATGCGCATGGCCGGTCGTATGGGTGGCGACCGTGTCACCGTTCTGAACCTCAAGGTGCACTCGGTTGACACCGAGAAGGGCCTGATCCTCGTCAAGGGTGCCGTTCCCGGCGCTCGTGGCCGCCTCGTATTCGTCCGCAACGCCGTGAAGGGAGCGTAG